The nucleotide window TTTTCCAGGATGCTTTTAGGGAGTGTATGGATTCAGCTCCAAAAGTTTCTCCAGATATGATTAGGGCTTTGTTTGTTGGTCAGATGAGTGGGATGTTTGAGCATCAGGAGCATAATGCACCAATATATTTGGAGTGGTGTGGTTTAAGTGGTGTGGTTGATGGTGTTAGGGTTGAGGCTGCCTGTGCTTCTTCTGGTGTGGCTTTGAGGCTTGGCGTCACTGCGATAGCTTCAGGCTTATATGATTTCGTCTTGGTGGGTGGTGTTGAGAAGATGACTCACCTCGACACAACCACAGTAACTGATATTTTGGCTACAGCTTCAGACAGTTTCCTCGAACAGATTAATGGTTTAACATTCCCATCCCTTTACGCTTTGATGGCTACTGCCCACATGAATAGGTATGGGACGACTGAGGAGCAGATGGCTTTGGTGGCTGTTAAGAATCATTCCAACGCCAACTTAAATCCTAAGGCTCACATGTATGGTGTTGAGGTGGATTTGAAGAAGGCTTTGAGTAGTAGGGTTATTGCTTGGCCCCTGAAACTCTATGATTGCTCATTGATATCTGATGGTGCAGCATGCTTAATACTCACTAAACCTGAATTGGCATATAAGTATTCTGATGATGTGGTTCACATTATAGGGTTTGGTCAGGGGCATGATTCCATAGGCCTTTATGCTAGGGATAGTTTGACCAGTTTAAATGCCACAAAGATTGCTGCTAGGAAGGCTTATGATATGGCTGAGGTTAAACCCAGCGATATAGATGTAGCTGAAGTTCACGATTGCTTCACCATAGCCGAAATAATTGCATATGAGGATCTTGGATTCTGCAATCCTGGTGAGGGGGGTAAGCTTGTGGAGCGTGGTGAAACCTTTAGGGATGGGAGTATACCTGTCAATACCAGTGGGGGTTTGAAGGCTAAGGGGCATCCTGTGGGTGCTACTGGGGTGGCTCAAGCATGTGAAATATATTTGCAGTTGACTGGTAAGGCTGGTGCAAGGCAAGTTCAAGATGCGAATGTTGGGTTAACGCATAATGTTGGTGGTTCAGGGGCTACTGCAGTAGTCCACATATATGTGAGGGGGTGAATCCATTGAGTAGTGAATTCACTTATGAGAAGTTTAAAAGTTTTATTGCTCAGGGAAAGTTTATGACTGCCAAGTGTGGGAAATGCAACCGAATACTTTTACCGCCGAAGCCTGTCTGCCCATATTGCGGTTCCAGGGAAATCTCGTGGATTGAGATTCCAAGGGTTGGGAGGATTGTGAGTTACACTGAGATTCATGTTCCACCAAGAGGGTTTGAGAAGCTTGCCCCATACATTGTGGCTTTAGTGGAGTTTGAGGGTGGGGTTAAGCTTCCAGGGGTAGTTAAGGATGCTAAGATTAGTGATTTAAAAATTGGGTTAAATGTTCTTCTGGATTTCTCAAGTGATTCCCCATCGGGATATTTTTTCACAATTACTCCTGCTCTTGGGGCGGCTTAGGAATCTTCTGGGCAACTTTAATTAGTATTTTAGGTTGATCTGATGGTTTAACGTATATTGCGAAGTCTGGGCAGTATATTTCGCAGAATCTGCATCCAATGCAGTCTCCAATTCTCGCTGGGTAGGCGTAATAGTATCCCCTCTCATTTACCTCCTTTGAGAATTCGAGAACCTTCTTTGGACACATGGATATGCATATGCCGCACCCCTTACATCTATCCCTTAGCACAACGATTTTGAAGTTTCTCCCACTCACAGCTTCTCCCCCACAAAATGCCACATAATAGTGTCGATATTCTATGTAAAAGCGTTTTGCCTCTCCTAATTATGTGTTGGTCTTGGTTTTATTTTGAATTGGCAGTATGGGTCTCCTCTGGATATGCATTTCTCCTCATATGCAACCACATCCATCCCGATTAACTCTGAAAACCATCCTTCAATCATCCCCTTTATGAAATATGAGCCTGAGGGTCTTTTCAACTCCTCCAGTATTTCGCATTCTATGCAATAATATATCTTCACTGTGAACTCACATGTCTCCATGTCTATGCTTTCTACCTTCATTATTCCGAAGCCACTCATCATGAATCTCGCCTCAAACAATTTTATCAGTTTTTCAAGGTTTTTCCCCACTATTCTCTCATGGTCTTTGAAGGCTGCTTTCCCAATCTCGTTTCCAATAATGTTTAGTATCATTTCAGCTCCAATTCTACTTAGCCCGCTTATGAGTCCCCTTAAGCTATGGTACATGAGGATTATTGCTCTTGACCCCATGGCTGTTGTTGGGAAGGAGTATGGATCTATGGCAACCCCCTCCACTGGGCTCGTATACATTTTTACTTTACCTTCCAGCTCTGTGAGCGCCTCCCCTATTTTGCTGACTAGTTCATTCAATTTTGATTCTTCAAGGTTTGTGGAATCTATGAATATTGTTATGCAAACATATCCTTCCGTGGGGCTTGCTGATGTAAACATCCCTAGAATAATTACGTTTCTGGAGGATATTTGCTCTAAGATTTTTGATAGTACTCCAGGTTTTTCTATGGCTTTTGGGTTTAGCGTTATGTGTACTGTTGTTATCCTCTTAAATCTGTATAATGGTATAGTCATTAGTTCTCTTGGAACTGTCTCCATAATTACCACAATAACCTATTCCTAAATTGGGAATATACATATAATAATTTTATGTTTTAGTGTTTCTCGAGTTTTTTGTGTAGTCTTTCTATTCTGTTTATGGCTTCATTGATTTTCTCTATTGGTGCTACTAGGGCTATTCTTATGTGTCCTTCCCCCATTTCTCCGAAGGTGGATCCTGCCACTACTCTAACCCTTTCTTCTTCGAATAGTTTTTGTGTGTATTCTGTGGATTTCATTCCTGTTTCTGTTATGTCTGGGAATAGGTAGAAGGTTGCTTCTGGGTGTACGCATTTAATGTTTGGGATTTCATTTAGTCTTTTCACGGAGTATTCTATTCTCTTCTCGTATTCCCTTCTCATTTCTTTGTGGAAGCTCCATCCCTCCCTCAGCATTTTTGCTGCTGCTATTTGTAGTGGGACTGGTGTTGGCGATATTCCTATGGGTACTCTCCATATTAGTTCTGCCAGTTCCTTTGGGGCTATTATGTATCCTACTCTGAGTCCTGTCCATGCGAAGGTTTTTGATAAGCTCATGGCTATTATGGTCCTCTCCTCAGCTTCCTTTATGGTTGCTATGGCTGTATGCTTCTTCCCCCTCCACGTGTATTCATTGTATATTTCGTCTGATAGTATTAGGAAGTCTTTTTCCGTTGCTATTCTGGCTATTTCTTTGAGTTCTTCCATGGTGTATATGCAGCCTGTGGGGTTGTCTGGGTTGCATATTATCATTAGCTTCGTTTTCTCTGTTGCCGCCTTCTCTATGTTTTCTATGTCTGGTCTGAAGTATCCATCTTCGGTTTTCCTCATTTTTGCCCTCACAATTTTTCCGCCGAAGTATTTTATTGGGTTTATGTATCCTTGGTATGCTGGGTCTGGTATTATTACTTCGTCTCCAGGGTTTATTGTGGCTGCCAGTGTTAGGAATAGTGCTGTTCCACCTCCTGATGTGGGTATTACTTGTGTTTCTGGATCTATTTTTACCCCATATTTTGAATAGTATTCTGCCACTGCCCTTTTGAATTCTGGGTGTCCTTGGAATTCGTAGTGTGTTGCTCCAGCTTCTATGGCTTCCTTTATCCATTCTGCTACTATTGGTGGTTGGTTGAAGTCTGGGTCTCCTGCACCTAGATTTATTATGTCTCCTGTTCTAGGTATTGGTGTTCTTGTGGCTGGTCTTTCAGCCAATTGTAGTAGTTCCTTCTTTGCATATTTTGATATGTCCATCACGTTTCACCATTTGTTTGGCTAATTGGTTTTCTAATTGTGGAAACATTTAATGGTTTCGATTGCAATTATTGTTTTGGGTGTTTTTGTTTGAGGGTTAGGGTTTTGGATTATCCTGGGGCTACTAAGGTTTATGATGGTGATTTGGCTAAGCTTTCAAGCACAGTTATCCCCAATATTGCCAATA belongs to Candidatus Culexarchaeum yellowstonense and includes:
- a CDS encoding thiolase domain-containing protein → MNKPLASIISVGISKFGKRVGLSARELFQDAFRECMDSAPKVSPDMIRALFVGQMSGMFEHQEHNAPIYLEWCGLSGVVDGVRVEAACASSGVALRLGVTAIASGLYDFVLVGGVEKMTHLDTTTVTDILATASDSFLEQINGLTFPSLYALMATAHMNRYGTTEEQMALVAVKNHSNANLNPKAHMYGVEVDLKKALSSRVIAWPLKLYDCSLISDGAACLILTKPELAYKYSDDVVHIIGFGQGHDSIGLYARDSLTSLNATKIAARKAYDMAEVKPSDIDVAEVHDCFTIAEIIAYEDLGFCNPGEGGKLVERGETFRDGSIPVNTSGGLKAKGHPVGATGVAQACEIYLQLTGKAGARQVQDANVGLTHNVGGSGATAVVHIYVRG
- a CDS encoding Zn-ribbon domain-containing OB-fold protein, which codes for MSSEFTYEKFKSFIAQGKFMTAKCGKCNRILLPPKPVCPYCGSREISWIEIPRVGRIVSYTEIHVPPRGFEKLAPYIVALVEFEGGVKLPGVVKDAKISDLKIGLNVLLDFSSDSPSGYFFTITPALGAA
- a CDS encoding 4Fe-4S binding protein, which codes for MSGRNFKIVVLRDRCKGCGICISMCPKKVLEFSKEVNERGYYYAYPARIGDCIGCRFCEIYCPDFAIYVKPSDQPKILIKVAQKIPKPPQEQE
- a CDS encoding pyridoxal phosphate-dependent aminotransferase encodes the protein MDISKYAKKELLQLAERPATRTPIPRTGDIINLGAGDPDFNQPPIVAEWIKEAIEAGATHYEFQGHPEFKRAVAEYYSKYGVKIDPETQVIPTSGGGTALFLTLAATINPGDEVIIPDPAYQGYINPIKYFGGKIVRAKMRKTEDGYFRPDIENIEKAATEKTKLMIICNPDNPTGCIYTMEELKEIARIATEKDFLILSDEIYNEYTWRGKKHTAIATIKEAEERTIIAMSLSKTFAWTGLRVGYIIAPKELAELIWRVPIGISPTPVPLQIAAAKMLREGWSFHKEMRREYEKRIEYSVKRLNEIPNIKCVHPEATFYLFPDITETGMKSTEYTQKLFEEERVRVVAGSTFGEMGEGHIRIALVAPIEKINEAINRIERLHKKLEKH